In Pelodictyon luteolum DSM 273, the genomic stretch GATCGTATGTCTCCTGCGGAAGACGACCGGTGTCGATGGTAAACACCGGAATGTCGAGCCCGTGGCGGCAGATCATATCGATGATCACCTGATCCTCGGCCCCGAAACTCGAGGCAAACGCAAGGTGGCTGATACCGAACTTTCGAACTGCCCGGGAGAGCACCTCTTCAGGCTGAAGCTTAGACCATTCCTGCTGCAGCTTTCCTGCTGCTGCGCTACTCATGCGGCCGACCCTCCCCTGAGGCCGCTCGCGGAACCCGCTTCCGGCACACCCTCTCCGGCCGGAGGGATCGAAACCTCGCCGAGGATGACGAATCTGGCATGTGCAAGCCCCACGCGCTCAATGGTGGCACCGAATCGTTCCTTCGCCCATCCATACTTCCTGTAAAACTCAAGGACACGGCCGACAAGCCGTATAACCTCGTCCGCGTCGGCGGCCATCCAGACAAGGGGGTCAGCAAACCGGGGCTTCCTGCCCATCGTCCCTCCAATGAGGATACTGAAGCCGCTCCGCCGGACAGCCCATCCACCGGAGGTGCATTTTGAGGCGCAGAGCCCGCAGCCGATGCAGCGTTTCTCGTCGACGCTGTAGGTGAACTGATCGTCCCGAGCTGCCCTCCCGCTACGACTGATGGCATCAACCGGGCAGTATGAGAGGCACTTGCCGCAATCGTTGCACTGCGGGCCTATCCATTCAGGCTCAACGACCCCTCTGATGCCCACATCGTTCTCATTGGCCTTGGCGCAGTTGCTGGCGCATCCGGTAATGCCGATCTTGAACTTCGAAGGGGCCTCGGCCCCGAAAAACTCCGCATCGAGCCGCTCCCCGAGAGCTTTGGTGTCGATGACCCCCAGCCGGCAGCAGGTGCTCCCCGGGCAGGCCACAATACCCCGAACCCTGGAACCGCAGGCTCCAAGCTCAACA encodes the following:
- a CDS encoding 4Fe-4S dicluster domain-containing protein, with product MKSSVEETAIESRTGIMKQLQPGVFVMRLKSVAGDLDSRQLAAVAAVAEKYGSGSIHLTTRQGIEIHDVRRKDLEPAFLELQGSGVELGACGSRVRGIVACPGSTCCRLGVIDTKALGERLDAEFFGAEAPSKFKIGITGCASNCAKANENDVGIRGVVEPEWIGPQCNDCGKCLSYCPVDAISRSGRAARDDQFTYSVDEKRCIGCGLCASKCTSGGWAVRRSGFSILIGGTMGRKPRFADPLVWMAADADEVIRLVGRVLEFYRKYGWAKERFGATIERVGLAHARFVILGEVSIPPAGEGVPEAGSASGLRGGSAA